One part of the Aspergillus luchuensis IFO 4308 DNA, chromosome 5, nearly complete sequence genome encodes these proteins:
- the AMF1 gene encoding MFS transporter (COG:U;~EggNog:ENOG410QE3B;~InterPro:IPR020846,IPR011701,IPR036259;~PFAM:PF07690;~TransMembrane:14 (i67-94o106-128i135-155o167-185i197-221o227-249i261-284o296-314i334-354o374-390i397-416o422-447i459-480o500-521i);~go_function: GO:0022857 - transmembrane transporter activity [Evidence IEA];~go_process: GO:0055085 - transmembrane transport [Evidence IEA]) — translation MSEFADNNRSEPVLDGSTPYDSESILSRGDLQEKPSNLYDDEDPEALTRLETAQSAVKPPSELWKEIIFIAVVCMAQFMTQAGLCMSIAPAHIIGASFGTTNAGQLSWFAAAYSLTVGTFILVAGWLGDVYGHRLMFIIGFSWFGLWSLLAGFSVWSNKVFFDCCRALQGIGPAMLLPNAIAILGRAYPPGLRKEMIFSCFGATAPGGFIVGGVFSSLFAQLVWWPWAYWVMGMVCFVLAALGILVIPVTHRPKFTDNMTAWLRLDILGAITGISALVLINFAWNQAALVGWQTPYTYALLIVGFVFFGVFVFVERSAPRPLIPRSVLSGDLAWVLGCIAAGWSSFGIIIYYFYQFMEVIKGDSPLLATAKWSAAAPSGAVAALVTGFLLGKLPPSVIMFFAMCFFTAGQAIFATVPVHQTYWAQAFVVSLITSWGMDMSFPSGTLILSNSMHHHHQGLAASLVTTTVNYSISLGLGFAGTVESNVNDGGRNPLKGYRGALYLGIGLAGLGMVTSICFMSVSWRRHRLGKEST, via the exons ATGTCGGAATTTGCAGACAACAATCGTTCAGAGCCAGTCTTAGATGGGTCAACGCCATACGACTCCGAGTCCATTCTCAGTCGCGGCGACTTGCAGGAAAAGCCATCCAACCTatacgatgacgaggacccCGAAGCGCTGACTCGGCTCGAGACAGCCCAGTCGGCTGTCAAGCCCCCGTCCGAACTATGGAAAgagatcatcttcattgcCGTGGTCTGTATGGCTCAATTCATGACACAAGCCGGCCTATGCATGTCCATTGCCCCAGCTCACATCATTGGCGCCAGCTTTGGCACCACAAATGCAGGACAGCTCAGTTGGTTCGCCGCAGCGTACAGCTTGACTGTCGGAACCTTCATTCTGGTCGCGGGTTGGCTCGGAGACGTCTACGGGCATCGACTCATGTTCATTATCGGATTCTCCTGGTTCGGTCTCTGGTCCCTCCTGGCCGGATTCAGCGTGTGGTCGAACAAGgtcttcttcgactgctGTCGAGCTCTGCAAGGAATTGGTCCCGCCATGTTACTCCCGAACGCCATCGCTATTCTCGGACGTGCCTATCCTCCCGGCTTGCGCAAGGAGATGATCTTTAGCTGCTTCGGAGCCACAGCACCGGGCGGGTTCATCGTTGGGGGtgtcttctcttccctctttgctCAGCTTGTCTGGTGGCCGTGGGCATACTGGGTCATGGGGATGGTGTGCTTTGTACTGGCCGCTCTCGGTATCCTCGTCATTCCCGTTACCCATCGTCCGAAATTCACAGACAACATGACAGCTTGGTTGCGACTGGATATTCTCGGTGCCATCACCGGTATCTCGGCTCTAGTCTTGATTAACTTTGCCTGGAATCAGGCTGCACTCGTGGGATGGCAGACACCCTACACCTATGCCCTCCTTATTGTCGgattcgtcttcttcggcgtctTCGTTTTCGTTGAACGCTCGGCCCCGCGCCCGTTGATCCCGCGATCGGTCCTCTCCGGTGACCTGGCCTGGGTGCTTGGATGCATTGCGGCGGGTTGGTCTAGCTTCGGAATcattatctactacttctaccaGTTCATGGAGGTCATCAAAGGTGACTCGCCACTACTCGCGACCGCTAAATGGTCCGCCGCCGCGCCGTCTGGCGCAGTTGCTGCGCTGGTTACCGGTTTCCTGCTGGGAAAGCTACCACCTAGTGTGATCATGTTCTTCGCCATGTGCTTCTTCACTGCTGGACAAGCCATCTTCGCCACTGTCCCTGTGCACCAGACATACTGGGCGCAAGCTTTTGTCGTTAGTCTGATTACATCATGGGGAAT GGACATGTCTTTCCCATCAGGAACACTTATCCTGAGCAATTCGAtgcaccatcaccaccaggGTCTGGCGGCATCTCTTGTCACGACAACAGTCAATTATTCCATTTCACTGGGACTGGGATTTGCCGGTACTGTGGAGTCGAACGTTAACGATGGCGGAAGAAATCCCCTGAAGGGATACCGCGGAGCACTCTATCTCGGTATAGGACTTGCTGGATTAGGGATGGTGACGTCTATCTGCTTCATGTCGGTTAGCTGGAGACGTCATCGTCTCGGGAAGGAGTCGACATGA